Part of the Paenibacillus sp. JNUCC32 genome is shown below.
TCCGGGGACATCCGGCACATTCGTAATAGATGCTTGATGCCGCATCTGCTTTTGGCAAACGCGTGAACCAGGTAAGCCTGGCCGTCATCGTCCCAGAACGGACACGGGTCGATTAAGCCTTTTCCCTCTTGAACCAGATGGAGTGGGGTCCAGCTGCCTGCCGGGTCCTCTGCGGTGCTCATCAAGATGCCGACATCCGGATCTCCATAGAACACCCAGTACTTGCCGTCATGGAATCGAAGGGCCGGAGCCCAGACGCCGTTCCCATGCTGCGGGACGTCATAGCCCGGCAGATCCATCCGGGGCAGCACATGATTCATGATCCTCCAGTTAATTAAATCCTTCGAATGCAGAATCGGCAGTCCCGGCAGATGCCCGAAGCTGGAGGCTGTCATATAGAAATCTTCACCTACCCGGATCACATCCGGATCCGAATAATCCGCATGAAGCACCGGATTCACGAACGTTCCGTCTCCCTGATCCGACAACCACGGTTTGTTCTGTAATGCTTGCATTGTTAACGATGAGTGCATCATATAGAACCTCCTACCCTTGAATCTTCCAACCGCTCCATTTCCAGACTTGCAAGGATGAAAGGCGCGACGCCGATCTGGGCGTCCGACACCTTTTTCTCGCCGATGTAATATTCGTAAGAGCCGTTGCGGTCGTCGCTGAGCCCCGCTCCAAGGCATATGGAATGTAGATGCACGCCGGTATCGTTAACCTCGACAAACCGCTGTACCAAACCTTCGTAAGCCCTTTCCGCAATGGATCTTGAAGGCTGCTCCAGGTATTGGAGCCGCACTCCCTTGGCCAATGCATAAATAAACATCGAGGAGCCGGAGGTTTCGAGATAATTGCCTTCCCGGAAGCCTTGATCGAGCACCTGGAACCACAGCCCGCTCTCTTTCTCCTGATACCGTCCCAGCGCCCGGCTTAACCGTTCGAATATGCCCATGATCGTACCGCGCTTCGGATGATCCACCGGGAAATACTCGAGACTGTCCACCAGCGCCATTGCATACCAGCCTAAGGCCCTGCTCCAATAATGCGGGGAGCGGCCGCTTTCCGGATCGGCCCATACTTGTTCCTTCGCTTCATCCCATCCGTGATACAAGAGCCCCGTTGTGCGATCCCGGGTTCTTCGCTCCACCAGCAGAAGCTGATGGGCTACCTCGTCGAACCATTCAGGTCGGTTGTAGGTTTTCGCATATTGCGCCAGAAATGGCGAAGACATATAGAGTCCATCCAGCCACATCTGAAACGGGTAAACTTTCTTGTGCCAGAACCCGCCGTCCGTCGTCCTGGGCTGGCCGATCAGCTGGGCGGCCAGCGAATGGGAAGCCTTTTCATAACGGGAGTCATGAAATCTGGCGCTCAGAGCAAATAAATTTTTCCCCTGGTTGATCTGGTCCAGATTATACTCTTCGATGCGATATCCCCGAATGTCCCCATCCGCTTGAACAAACAGATCCATATGCCTTTTCATGAAATCAATATAAGCATCCTTGCTATAACAATCCCCTGTGCGGGCGATCGCCATGAGCATCATCCCGGGTACATACGCCCACCGACGGGCAATTTCAGAGTGAAGTCCCTCGCTGTCCGCTTGACTGAGAATGGTATCCGCCGTCAAGACGGACCATCTGCTCTCTTGTTTCAAAACCCCTCACCTCAATATCCTTGGAAGTTCTAATCACAAACCAATTATAAAGAAACGTAAATCATAAAAATTCCGGATTTGATGCCGAATCTCCCGCATATTTTGCATTTTATGCTCTGTTTCCCAATCAGCTTTCGTTCAAGAAGACAAGCAGAATAAGCTGCCATTTTTATAAATTCGGCATAAAAGGCAAAGAATTAACCGATTTAAACATCGGAGGTGTTATTATTGGAGCCTGCAATTCGATAACATGGATGAAAAATCCATAGAAGGAGCGTGTTCATCGATGAAAATCACGGTAGATCCCAGCGGACAAGGCGACTTCGTGACAGTACAGTCCGCTGTTGACTCGATTCCCGAGCAGGCCGATTCCCTTGTCATCCTCGAAATCAAAAAGGGTGTGTATCGCGAGAAAATCACGATCCCTTCATCAAAGCCAGCTATTCGCATGATCGGCGAAGGAGCCGAAGAAACGATTCTTACCTATTCGGATAACGCCCACACCCTGGGGGAAGATGGGCAGCCCCTTGGCACCTTTCGCAGTGGAAGCTTGTATGTCTACGCCGACGATTTCAGCGCCGAACAATTGACCGTCCGCAACGATTCCGGACCTGGAACGGGCCAGGCTGTCGCCGCCTTTATCGATGCCGACCGGGTGTCCTTTCAGCATGTAAGGCTCGAAGGCGATCAAGATACGCTTTATGTATCCGGCGGACGTCATTACTTTGCCGAATGCTTTATCGAAGGAGATGTCGATTTCATATTTGGGCCGGCAGCGGCCGTATTCGACCGGTGCATGATCCGCTGCAAGCGGTCCGGCGGTTACCTGACCGCAGCCAATACGCCGAAGGCAGCGGAGTTCGGCTATGTCTTTCTGGACTGCACCATATCGGGAGCACCCGGCGTTGAGAACGTATACCTCGGCCGGCCGTGGCGCGACTACGCCAATGTGGTGTTCATCCGATGCGAGATGGACGGCTCGGTTCATCCGCAGGGCTGGCATAACTGGAACCAGCCGGATCGCGAGCAGACATCCCGTTATGCCGAATTCGACAGCCGCGGCCCCGGAGCAGCCCCCTCCCTGAGGGTTTCGTGGTCCAGGGACCTTACCGAAGCCGAGGCTAAACCGTTTACGATTGAACAAGTGCTCAGTGGACAAGACGGTTGGTGTTCGCCTTACGCACCCGTTTCGTCTAAGCTGAAGAAAGGTTGATGATTATGACTGCACTGGCACGAGTCCGTCCCGAGGAGGTGGGTATTCCTCCATCAGCCATCCTCCGCTTTATGGAGGATATGACGGAAAGGAATATGAACCTGCACAGCTTTATGCTGCTAAGGCATGGCAAAGTGGCTGCTGAAGGCCACTACTACCCTTTTCGAAAGAATGCAAGGCATCCGATATTCTCCGTCAGCAAAAGCCTGACTTCTGCAGCCATCGGTATCGCCATTGGAGAAGGGCTAATCTCCCTGGAGGACAAGGTCATTGCATTTTTTCCCGACAAGCAGCCGGAGGCCGTACACCCGTATACGGCCAGCATGACCATCCGGCATCTGCTGAGCATGCAAACCGTTCACCGGAAATCCACCAATAAGGAGGCCCGGGATATCGTATTCGAATATCTTCATACGCCTCCAAGCCATCCCCCCGGTACCGTCTTTGCTTACGATACAACGGGTACGCATACGCTATGTGCCATCCTTCAACGAGTCACGGGAACCACCGTGCACGAATATCTCGAAACACGCTTGTTCCAGCCCCTCGGGATGCAGGATATCGAATGGGAGACTTGTCCGCTCGGCATTAACCAGGGCGGCAGCGGAGCCTATTGCACGCCCGAGGATATGGCAAGGTTCGGCCAGCTTTATCTGCAGGACGGAGTCTGGAACGGGATCCGGATTCTGCCGGAGGGCTGGGTAGAACAAAGCACATCCAAGGCGGTCGATAACTCCAGTGCCGGAATTCTTTTGGAAGGTCGAAGCGGGTACGGATACCAATTCTGGCGGGCCAGGCGTCAAGCCTACTGCGCTTTCGGCGCGGGTGGACAATTCATCCTCGTCATGCCGGAACAAGATGCCGTTTTCGTCTCGACGGCCAACACCATGCTGAACCGGGATGAGCACCAAGGGATCCTGGATAGCGTTTGGACGCATCTGGTTCCTTCAATGAGTGCGTTCTGCCCCCTTGATGATGCCGATTATCAACGGATGCAGCAGCGTCTGAGCGCTTTGAAACTCCATCTGCCGAAGGGAAGCTCCTCCTCCACAGCGGCCACGGAGGTCTCTGGGCAGCAATACCGCCTCTCAGCAAATGAGCCGGGTTGGATGTATTGTCGCTTTACGTTCAGTGAGCAACAATGCGAGCTCATTTTCGTACATGAAACGGGTCATGCCAGGGTTATATGCTCCATGAACGCTTGGCATATCGGTCCTGATCCTTTTTATGGCCTTACCTCCGCCTGTGGTGCCGTATGGGCAGACTCGTCGACTTGCTTGATCTACATTCAACTGCTGGAGGTGCAGCAGATGTTTATCCTAACCTGCCGTTTCGACCGCGATGGTCTTGTACTGCAAATCAAGCCGGCAGGGGCGCTCATAACGAATGATTTGGACCTCGTGCTCATCGGAACGAAAATCGATGCTCCATGAACCGAGAGACAAAGCAGCCAAGTACGTAAAAGGCACTTCCTCTTCCTTGCCGCTTTGTCTCTCGCTATCATTATTAATGACCGCTATTCTTGATTCTCGTAGGACTCTTTATATTCCGCAGCCATTTGATCGCCGCCGCTCTTTCTCCATCTCTCCACTTCGGCCTTCCAGCCGGCCTCGTCAATCTGTCCCATAATAAACTTGGTTTGCGCATCGGTGATGATCTGCTCCAGCTCGCCGCCGCGTTCATTATACGTATTGGATTTCAAGGTAAGCGCCGGATTCGGCACGATATAGTTCTCGTTCTCGTACACGATTTGTTTATTTTTGTTGAACAGCTCCGTTCCTTTCGCTTTCTTCTCCATGTTGTACAAATCTCCCCGTTGCGGAAACGTATCGCGATAAGGCTTGACCTCTTGAGCGTCCTTATCCGCATCGATCGTTACGGTATAATCGCCTTCGACTTCGTAATGGACGCCTTCGATACCTTTATTAATGACATTAACCATCTCCGGATCCAGCAGCTTGTCAACGAAGGTCAGCACTTTAGCCAGCTCTTCTTCAGACTTGACCGTCGATTTCGGGATCGCCAGAAAGCCGGTATTACCGCTTTCCCCCGGAACCCGAACGCCTTCAGGTCCTTGCAGCGCCGATACGTCGACAACCGCTTCCGGAACGACCTTCTCCAGCTTGGTTTGCAGCGATTGGCCGTTACCGCCGGAGATCCGGATATTCGCGCGGCCCGATTCATACACCTTATTGAGCTCGGAGGAATCCACCACGGCGAAATCCTGGTTGATCAGCTTCTCTTCATACAATCTTCGGAACAGCTTCATAACCTCGAAGAACTGCTCGGATTCGAACTCCGGATAGAAATTGCCCTGCTCGTCGATGCCCCATTTATTAGGTGCGCCTTGGGAAACGGCAAGCCGGGTCAATGTTGATGCCGTACCCTGGTTATAGCCTTTGTCCAGCATCATTCCGTAGGTGTCCCTTTTACCGTTGCCATCGGGATCCTCTTCCGTGCTGTACCGGATAATTTCATACCAATCATCCAGGGTCACCGGTTCCTTCAAGCCGGCTGCATCGAGCCAGTCCTTGCGGTAGCTGACGATCGCCCGGCCCATGTCCCGGAACAGAGGGATGCCGTATACTTTGCCGTTCACGCTGATATTGTCGTAATAGGCTTGCGGCTGTGCGGCCAAATTCGGATAATTTTTCAAATGGGTTGTGATGTCCCAGAACAGATCGGCTTCGAGCGAGCTGATGGTAGTTGGCGTATAGTTCAGCTTGATCAGCTTCGGAAGCTCATTGGAAGCGACCATGACGTTAACCTTCTCGTCGTATGCGGAGTAAGGTATCCACTGAATCCGCAGATCCGTGTTCGTGTATTCGCGTATTTTTTCCTCCATCGGATTGTTCGGGTCAGGTATTTCTCCCACCTGGTTCACCACCAGAGTGAGCGGATAAGGCCCGTCGCCATTGACTCCGCTCCCGCCGCTCTTGTCTCCGCAAGCCGTTACAACCATCATCCCCGCCAGCATCGCCATCACGGTTGTCATCCATCTTTTCTTCATCATTACCCCTCCATCATATTTATTCTATAAGAAACCCCTCTTTGGGAAGAAGGCGCATCGAACCGATTAACCTTTCACAGAGCCCAGCATAACGCCCTTAGCAAAATGCTTCTGCAGAAAAGGATACACGAGCAGAATCGGCACGGTGGCAAAGACGATGACCGCCATACGGATCGTTAACGGCTGCACGTCCATTTCGTCAAAGCTGGCATCCCCCACGCGGCTCTGTGCCAAAATCACGATTTCCCTAAGCAGGACCTGAATCGGCCACTTCTCGTTATCATTGATGTACAGAATCGCATTGAAAAACGTGTTCCAGTGAGCAACCGCATAAAACAAACCAAATGTCGCCATGGCTGGAAGGGACAAGGGAAGCACGATCCGTATCAGGACTCCCAGGTCGTTACAGCCGTCGATTTTTGCGGAATCCTCCAGCCCGTCGGGAATCTGCTGGAAGAAGTTCTTCAGCACGATCAGGTTAAACGCACTGATGGCATTGGGAATCATCAAAGACCATAACGTGTTGGTCAGATTCAATCCGTTCACGACAAAGTACGTTGGAATCATGCCACCGCTAAAGAGCATCGTGATCAAAACACCGAGAAGGATGGGATTTCTCCCCCGGAGATGAGGCTTGGACAACGGATAAGCCATCAGCGACGTAAACGCCAGGTTGATCAGCGTTCCTACTACCGTAATATAGATCGACACGAGCAAGCTTCGCGGCAGTGTATCCGACGAGAAAATATATTGATACGATACGAGCGACCATTCTTTGGGCCATAGAATCAACCCGCCTTTGGCGACTTCCGCAGGACTGGCAAAGGATACCGCCAGCACATACACGAATGGCAGAACACACACGATCGCAACGATGAATAATACCGAATGGTTAATGATATCAAACAGGCGATTGCCCCAGGTTTGATCTTGACGCACTTGTATTCCCTCCTGTCATCTTCGAAAAAATGCATCCGCAGCGTCGTCCTAGTACACGCCTTCTTCCCCGAATCGCTTGGCCATCCAGTTTGATCCGAGAACCAGAATCAATCCGACAAAGGATTTAAACAGGCCGACGGCGGCACTGTAACTGTACTGGGCCTGCGTCATCCCTTTGGTGTACACGTACGTATCGAATACTTCACTCACTTCCCGATTCGTCGGCGTGATCATGAGGAAGATTTGCTCGAAGCCCGAGTCCAGGAAGTTGCCTAAACGAAGAATAAGCAAAATGATGATCGTGCTTCGGATGGCCGGCAGCGTAATATGCCACAGCTGGCTCCAGCGTCCGGCTCCGTCGATCCGTGCGGCCTCATACTGCTGCAGATCTACGCCTGCAAGGGCGGCAAGAAAGATCACGGTGCCCCAGCCCACTTCCTTCCATATCGACTGGGAAACAATCATCGTCCGAAACCAATCCTTCTCCAGCAAGAATGCGATTTTCTCGCCCGTTATCTGGTAAATGATCTCATTGAGAAGGCCGTTCTCGGTCGTAAACAGAATATAGAAAATACCTACAACGACAACCCAGGATACAAAATGCGGAATATAGATCAACGTTTGTACAAATCGTTTGAAGCGTTCCCGCCTTAACTCATTCAGCATGAGCGCCAATATAATCGGCAGCGGAAAGAAAAAGATCAGATTATATAACGCTAAAATAATGGTGTTTCGAAAGAGCATCCAAAACTGCGGCTCACTGAAAAAGCGCTCGAAATGCTTGAACCCGACCCACGGGCTGCCAAAGAATCCGGTATGCGGCTTGTAATCTTGAAAAGCCATCGTCACCCCGTACATCGGAACATATTTAAATACGATAAAATACAGCACGCCGGGCAGCAGCATCAGATACATCCACCTGTCCCTGACCAGATCCCTCAGTAATAGCTTTCTTTTCTCCGGACTCAGTTCCCCTTTTACTTGCGGGCCTGCCGCAGCCGGAGTTTGATTAGATTTCATAGCACCTCTCCTCAAAGTTTTGTGAGCGTTGCTTCCTGAATCAGCAGCGATCAAAACTCGCTTTGGAAGCATCGGCATTGCCTGTTTGAACATCGTTCTTGTTGCCTGCTTGTATGCGTTTTCATGTTTTTATTATCCGTCACGAAAATCGTGTAAGGCTATACGCCGTTCATGACTTCAAGCGCCTACCTTCGATAAATGCCTATCCTGCAAGGAAGGTAAGATATCACGGTTTTCCGTCGCATATGCCGTATTCTACCTATAGCGTGCCGCTGATGACATACAGTCTTAGTTGGTTCTTCGCGCTGTACGTTAGCAGCACACCGATTGATTCGTGCAGCGATTTCCGTAATCCCGCTCGAGTGTTTTTTGAGCAAAAAAGCTGCTCCATCACCGTAAAACATGCTACGGCTGGAACAGCTTTCTTGGATTGATATGGTGATTTCATCATAAGATGAGCCCGCTCCATCATGCCGTGTGTGTCTACATCTTTGAATGGAGGTGCTAATCATCCCTTCCCTTGTTCACTGTTGAGCTGCTCCCGATACTGGCCGGGAGTTAACCCAAACGTACGACGGAACGTACGGATAAAGGCGCTAATATTCGTGTAGCTCACTTTCCTGCCGATTTCCGAGACCTTCATCTCGGTCGTGGCCAGTAGATTTTTGGCGATATTCATTCGGTACTCGCTTATGTATTCACTGAAGGAGACGCCCATTTCTTTCTTGAATACACGGCTGATATAAGCCGGATTAAAATTCATGACCGCCGCGCAATAGTCGAGCGAAATATCTTGACCGTACTGCTCCTGCACGATATCGACGATTCGGCGGGTGATGTTCACGAACTGTTTATCGGCCATATCTTCCAAAATTCCGATTACAGGCTTAAACAACCTGGAGTGGAACCAGCTCGCAATTTCGGTTCGAGTCTGCAGCCTGAACAGATGCTTCAGCTCCTCTTCGCCATTCCATACTTGCTGCATCGACAGTCCTTGCTCCTGGGCTATGCCAACGGTCCTGGACGCCAGCTGCAGCAGCAATAAATGATGCTCTTGATGAAACCCGTCCTTACATAGCAATTTGTCCAAATAACGCTGAAACAGCTGCTCCACCTTTTCAAGCTGTCGTTCTTCCATGGCAAGCATCATCTGATCCTCGATCAGCCTTAATTTCGTGTATACCGTCTTCTCAGTATTGCCTTGATCCTCAATATCGGCATAACGCACAATGATATTCGACCCGAGAATAAATCGTAGTTTGAGAGCCGCACTGCTTTCTTTATAGGCACGCTTCGCATCGGACAACCGCTTAAACGGGTGGCTGATGCCGATGCTGCATTCGAGCCCGAGGTATTCATGAACCTTAACTTTGATATGCTGAGCGGTCTCATAGAACATAGCTAGACCAGCTTCGGCACTCTCCTCTTTACTGGTTAACAGCGTTACCTGGGAATGATTCAGCATGATCGGACTGAAACGCGCCTCTACGGGCAAGGTTTCCGACACGATATTGCTGACTGCGAACAGAAGAAGCTCCCGGTCCTGTTCCTGAAACCGCGACTGCTGAAGGTTATCCAACTCAAGCTGCAGCACGCCGAGACTTCCCCAGCCCGTTGGAAACCCGTAGCGTTCGGAAGCGTATTGGTC
Proteins encoded:
- a CDS encoding pectinesterase family protein is translated as MKITVDPSGQGDFVTVQSAVDSIPEQADSLVILEIKKGVYREKITIPSSKPAIRMIGEGAEETILTYSDNAHTLGEDGQPLGTFRSGSLYVYADDFSAEQLTVRNDSGPGTGQAVAAFIDADRVSFQHVRLEGDQDTLYVSGGRHYFAECFIEGDVDFIFGPAAAVFDRCMIRCKRSGGYLTAANTPKAAEFGYVFLDCTISGAPGVENVYLGRPWRDYANVVFIRCEMDGSVHPQGWHNWNQPDREQTSRYAEFDSRGPGAAPSLRVSWSRDLTEAEAKPFTIEQVLSGQDGWCSPYAPVSSKLKKG
- a CDS encoding ABC transporter permease, whose protein sequence is MKSNQTPAAAGPQVKGELSPEKRKLLLRDLVRDRWMYLMLLPGVLYFIVFKYVPMYGVTMAFQDYKPHTGFFGSPWVGFKHFERFFSEPQFWMLFRNTIILALYNLIFFFPLPIILALMLNELRRERFKRFVQTLIYIPHFVSWVVVVGIFYILFTTENGLLNEIIYQITGEKIAFLLEKDWFRTMIVSQSIWKEVGWGTVIFLAALAGVDLQQYEAARIDGAGRWSQLWHITLPAIRSTIIILLILRLGNFLDSGFEQIFLMITPTNREVSEVFDTYVYTKGMTQAQYSYSAAVGLFKSFVGLILVLGSNWMAKRFGEEGVY
- a CDS encoding carbohydrate ABC transporter permease — its product is MRQDQTWGNRLFDIINHSVLFIVAIVCVLPFVYVLAVSFASPAEVAKGGLILWPKEWSLVSYQYIFSSDTLPRSLLVSIYITVVGTLINLAFTSLMAYPLSKPHLRGRNPILLGVLITMLFSGGMIPTYFVVNGLNLTNTLWSLMIPNAISAFNLIVLKNFFQQIPDGLEDSAKIDGCNDLGVLIRIVLPLSLPAMATFGLFYAVAHWNTFFNAILYINDNEKWPIQVLLREIVILAQSRVGDASFDEMDVQPLTIRMAVIVFATVPILLVYPFLQKHFAKGVMLGSVKG
- a CDS encoding glycoside hydrolase family 88/105 protein, which codes for MKQESRWSVLTADTILSQADSEGLHSEIARRWAYVPGMMLMAIARTGDCYSKDAYIDFMKRHMDLFVQADGDIRGYRIEEYNLDQINQGKNLFALSARFHDSRYEKASHSLAAQLIGQPRTTDGGFWHKKVYPFQMWLDGLYMSSPFLAQYAKTYNRPEWFDEVAHQLLLVERRTRDRTTGLLYHGWDEAKEQVWADPESGRSPHYWSRALGWYAMALVDSLEYFPVDHPKRGTIMGIFERLSRALGRYQEKESGLWFQVLDQGFREGNYLETSGSSMFIYALAKGVRLQYLEQPSRSIAERAYEGLVQRFVEVNDTGVHLHSICLGAGLSDDRNGSYEYYIGEKKVSDAQIGVAPFILASLEMERLEDSRVGGSI
- a CDS encoding serine hydrolase domain-containing protein codes for the protein MTERNMNLHSFMLLRHGKVAAEGHYYPFRKNARHPIFSVSKSLTSAAIGIAIGEGLISLEDKVIAFFPDKQPEAVHPYTASMTIRHLLSMQTVHRKSTNKEARDIVFEYLHTPPSHPPGTVFAYDTTGTHTLCAILQRVTGTTVHEYLETRLFQPLGMQDIEWETCPLGINQGGSGAYCTPEDMARFGQLYLQDGVWNGIRILPEGWVEQSTSKAVDNSSAGILLEGRSGYGYQFWRARRQAYCAFGAGGQFILVMPEQDAVFVSTANTMLNRDEHQGILDSVWTHLVPSMSAFCPLDDADYQRMQQRLSALKLHLPKGSSSSTAATEVSGQQYRLSANEPGWMYCRFTFSEQQCELIFVHETGHARVICSMNAWHIGPDPFYGLTSACGAVWADSSTCLIYIQLLEVQQMFILTCRFDRDGLVLQIKPAGALITNDLDLVLIGTKIDAP
- a CDS encoding extracellular solute-binding protein; this translates as MKKRWMTTVMAMLAGMMVVTACGDKSGGSGVNGDGPYPLTLVVNQVGEIPDPNNPMEEKIREYTNTDLRIQWIPYSAYDEKVNVMVASNELPKLIKLNYTPTTISSLEADLFWDITTHLKNYPNLAAQPQAYYDNISVNGKVYGIPLFRDMGRAIVSYRKDWLDAAGLKEPVTLDDWYEIIRYSTEEDPDGNGKRDTYGMMLDKGYNQGTASTLTRLAVSQGAPNKWGIDEQGNFYPEFESEQFFEVMKLFRRLYEEKLINQDFAVVDSSELNKVYESGRANIRISGGNGQSLQTKLEKVVPEAVVDVSALQGPEGVRVPGESGNTGFLAIPKSTVKSEEELAKVLTFVDKLLDPEMVNVINKGIEGVHYEVEGDYTVTIDADKDAQEVKPYRDTFPQRGDLYNMEKKAKGTELFNKNKQIVYENENYIVPNPALTLKSNTYNERGGELEQIITDAQTKFIMGQIDEAGWKAEVERWRKSGGDQMAAEYKESYENQE